In Polypterus senegalus isolate Bchr_013 chromosome 12, ASM1683550v1, whole genome shotgun sequence, the following are encoded in one genomic region:
- the calml4a gene encoding calmodulin-like protein 4a encodes MAKFLTQDQINEFKECFSLYDTKRKGKINAPDLLTVMRCLGTSPTRGEVERHLQIHKIGSNGEVDFSTFLTIMHRQIQQEDPKTEILEAMLMTDKQKMGYIQASELRAKLTGLGEKLTDKEVDDLLKEANVEPNGIVHYEEFVTMITLPPPDY; translated from the exons ATG GCAAAATTTTTGACACAGGACCAAATTAATG AATTTAAAGAATGCTTCTCACTGTATGACACCAAGCGTAAAGGAAAGATCAATGCTCCGGACCTGCTGACAGTGATGCGATGCCTGGGGACAAGTCCAACCCGTGGGGAGGTGGAGCGGCACTTGCAAATCCACAAAATAG GTTCCAATGGTGAAGTCGACTTTTCCACATTCCTCACCATAATGCATCGCCAAATACAGCAAGAGGACCCTAAGACAGAAATCCTGGAGGCTATGCTGATGACAGACAAGCAGAAAATGGGCTACATTCAGGCCTCTGAGCTACGAGCCAAGTTGACAGGCCTTGGAGAGAAGCTCACCGACAAAGAAG TAGACGACCTGCTAAAGGAGGCTAATGTGGAGCCCAATGGCATTGTGCATTATGAAGAGTTTGTTACCATGATTACACTGCCACCACCAGACTACTAA